One window of Enterobacter sp. RHBSTW-00175 genomic DNA carries:
- a CDS encoding LysR family transcriptional regulator yields the protein MAKERALTLEALRVMDAIDRRGSFAAAADELGRVPSALSYTMQKLEEELDVVLFDRSGHRTKFTNVGRMLLERGRVLLEAADKLTTDAEALARGWETHLTLVTEALVPTEALFPLVDRLADKANTQLSIITEVLAGAWERLETGRADIVIAPDMHFRSSSEINSRKLYSVMNVYVAAPNHPIHQEPEPLSEVTRVKYRGVAVADTARERPVLTVQLLDKQPRLTVTSLEDKRQALLAGLGMATMPYPFVEKDIAEGRLRVVSPEYTSEVDIIMAWRRDSMGEAKSWCLREIPKLFAHYNK from the coding sequence ATGGCAAAAGAAAGAGCATTGACGCTTGAGGCGCTTCGCGTCATGGACGCGATTGACAGGCGTGGCAGCTTTGCCGCTGCGGCAGATGAACTGGGGCGCGTTCCGTCTGCGCTGAGCTACACCATGCAGAAGCTGGAAGAAGAGCTGGATGTGGTGTTATTCGATCGTTCCGGTCATAGAACAAAATTCACCAACGTTGGCCGGATGCTGCTGGAGCGTGGCCGTGTGCTGCTGGAAGCGGCCGATAAACTAACCACCGACGCCGAAGCGCTGGCGCGTGGCTGGGAAACGCATCTGACGCTGGTAACTGAAGCACTCGTGCCTACTGAGGCGCTGTTCCCGTTGGTGGACCGCCTGGCGGATAAAGCCAACACCCAGCTGTCGATCATTACCGAAGTGCTGGCGGGGGCATGGGAGCGTCTGGAAACGGGCAGGGCGGACATCGTGATTGCACCGGATATGCACTTCCGTTCATCGTCTGAAATCAACTCCCGTAAGCTTTACAGTGTGATGAACGTCTACGTCGCCGCACCGAATCATCCGATCCACCAGGAGCCTGAGCCGCTGTCTGAAGTGACACGCGTGAAATATCGCGGTGTGGCGGTAGCAGATACCGCGCGTGAGCGCCCGGTATTAACGGTACAGCTGCTGGATAAGCAGCCGCGTCTGACGGTGACATCGCTGGAAGATAAGCGCCAGGCGCTGCTGGCTGGCCTCGGGATGGCGACCATGCCTTATCCCTTCGTCGAAAAAGATATCGCCGAAGGACGGCTGCGCGTGGTGAGCCCGGAGTACACCAGTGAGGTCGATATTATTATGGCGTGGCGCCGTGACAGCATGGGAGAAGCGAAGTCGTGGTGTTTGCGAGAAATACCGAAGCTGTTTGCCCACTACAATAAATAG